One segment of Macrotis lagotis isolate mMagLag1 chromosome 1, bilby.v1.9.chrom.fasta, whole genome shotgun sequence DNA contains the following:
- the LOC141508163 gene encoding ornithine decarboxylase-like gives MLAKRTCLQILSEGPKEVESSGERQKQVICLEPGTSAWMIIQEKIQELLDSDERDAFIVADLGVLAEQHQHFLQLLPRVTPFYAVKCNNSLSVLQVLANLGTGFDCASRGELEQVLKMGVAPTRIIYANTCKQISYIQYAASQGVQLMTFDCEEEVIKVAKFHPTARLVLRLYTDDSQSMFPLSAKFGATLDQCHHLLSIAKDLRVTVVGTCFHVGSGCQTPESFNKAIADARQVFDLGLQIGHPMNLLDIGGGFPGMKDSVSSFEEMATVINRALDHYFPEGSGVEIIAEPGRFYATKVCTAVLNIIGKKDVIKQGDRKLMYYVNDGFYTSFAIIRREKETRMPIVVKKFNYKPHRYLTTLWGPTCDAFDRLGPTDILLPELHVGDWLVFEDMGAYTHTLSSNFNGFARPEMIFTIPSELQ, from the exons ATGTTGGCCAAAAG AACCTGTCTGCAAATCCTCTCTGAGGGACCCAAGGAGGTTGAAAGCTCTGGGGAACGACAAAAGCAGGTGATCTGCCTAGAGCCGGGAACCTCTGCCTGGATGATTATCCAGGAAAAAATACAGGAACTATTGGACTCG GATGAGCGAGATGCCTTCATAGTGGCTGACCTTGGGGTTCTGGCTGAGCAGCACCAGCATTTCCTTCAACTCCTTCCCCGTGTGACCCCCTTCTATGCTGTGAAGTGCAACAATAGCCTCAGTGTGTTGCAGGTGCTAGCCAACCTGGGCACTGGTTTTGACTGTGCAAGTCGG GGGGAGTTGGAACAGGTTCTGAAGATGGGAGTCGCCCCCACCCGCATCATCTACGCTAACACTTGTAAACAGATATCTTACATCCAATATGCTGCCAGTCAGGGAGTCCAGCTGATGACTTTTGACTGTGAGGAGGAGGTTATCAAGGTTGCCAAGTTTCACCCCACTGCCAG ATTGGTCCTCAGACTCTATACTGATGACAGTCAAAGCATGTTTCCCTTGAGTGCCAAGTTTGGGGCTACCCTGGACCAGTGTCACCATCTGCTAAGCATTGCCAAAGACTTGAGAGTGACTGTAGTTGGAACCTG TTTTCATGTGGGTTCTGGCTGCCAGACACCAGAGAGTTTCAACAAGGCCATTGCAGATGCCCGGCAAGTATTTGACCTGGGTCTCCAGATAGGGCACCCAATGAACCTCCTGGACATTGGAGGGGGCTTCCCAGGCATGAAGGACTCTGTATCTTCATTTGAAGAG ATGGCAACTGTGATCAACAGAGCCTTAGACCATTATTTCCCAGAAGGTAGTGGAGTAGAGATCATAGCTGAACCTGGCCGCTTCTATGCCACTAAAGTTTGCACTGCTGTCCTTAACATCATTGGCAAGAAGGATGTGATAAAACAAG gTGACCGAAAACTGATGTACTATGTCAACGATGGTTTTTATACCTCTTTTGCAATTATTCGGAGGGAGaaagaaacaaggatgccaattgTGGTGAAG AAGTTCAATTACAAGCCACATCGTTACCTCACCACACTGTGGGGTCCCACATGTGATGCCTTTGACCGTCTAGGACCAACAGATATCTTGTTACCAGAGCTTCATGTAGGTGACTGGCTTGTTTTTGAAGACATGGGGGCCTACACTCATACCCTAAGCTCTAATTTCAATGGTTTTGCCCGACCTGAGATGATTTTCACCATTCCTTCTGAGTTACAGTGA